DNA from Brienomyrus brachyistius isolate T26 unplaced genomic scaffold, BBRACH_0.4 scaffold86, whole genome shotgun sequence:
GATTTTCTGACAGCAGGGGAACTCGGCAGATTGAGAGAATGATCCGAATTGCCCCAAATCCTTTCGATAATGCTCACATTATTATGCAAAATAAAAGACATATTTTACCTTTGCATCTATCACCGGATCATCAAAAAATCCCTCAGGTAAGGCTTCAGCTGTGTTCTCCTTCCTGTAAAAGTACAAAGGTCAAATTATCACTATATGCTCACACAGTCAGATATGATCAGAAATTCAAATATTTCATTAGAAGTAGAGTGTATCCTCAtagccttcataatgcattcattatacaTTCACAGAACTTTCAGTGTGCTTtcttaatgcattcatagaacattcataagcagcaagtaagtataccttaatatcttaacaactttaatatacattaataaatattatacaattatgttgttattatcatataatgtttgctataaatgtatattaaagctgttaaggtatgtcaGAACGTTAAGATatccttacatgctgcttatgaatgttctatgaagacattatgaaggtgcctttaatgtaaagcattatgaAATATGCTTACCCAAACACGCAATCatgctcactcactcacacacacacacacacacacacacacacacacacacacacacacacacacaattaataATTAAGAACGCAGTACTGTCCCATACCTTTCCACAGGCTTCTCTGGTTCATCTACTTTCAGAATGGATCCTGAGTGAGACACAGCAGGAACGCTGGGAAGGCCACTGTCAAAAAAGTCTGGGcagtacataaatatatatattatatatatataaacaccaaTTATGCCACATATTATACAATGTTTTTTTATTGGCTAAACTTTTCCAAGTGAAAGGTTGATCTGTTCCACTGCGTAGTACTGTGTAAGTGATTAGCTCATCCATGCCAATACTATTCCATTCATGTCATCTAAAGCAGCCTTATGTATCAGAACTTTAAATGACTGTCCtatacaaattacctgctgGGAGTCCAGGTGTGGTGGATGAAGGCAAGAGAGCAACGTTCTGCTTTGTTTGCTCTGCATCACCAAcagcatcatcttcatcatcatcatagttCCCAGCTAGTAACCCAAGCCCTGATGGTTTTTTCGAGCCTGCAGTATTCTGTCCCAGTCCTCCATCAAAAAAGTCTGCAGGAATCCTAGAGAATGGGAGCAGAAAatggacatgcacacaaataccTGATTCAGAGCAACCATATTACACCAGAAATGTAGTTCAGGTTGTGCCACTCACAACAAAAATTTACAATGCAACTGACCTAACATCACAATTATTTCCAAACAACAGCATAGATTGAGTTTCACATTGGGTGGGAAACAACGTAATAATTCAAATGCAAAGGTTTACGTATTGGACAACTGAATGAAGCCAAGGTAAATGTTGGGGATATGTCCCACCCATTTCCTATGTTCCTGTTTCTATTTATAGCAACTAGAAAAACAATTAAATACAAGAGAAATAAAATGCATGCACATAATGTCAAAACTCACCCTGACACAGATGATGAACCCTCTGCTTTACCTGTAAGGTAATTCTGTAAATCACATGTGCTCTACTGAACAATTTAATTTTTGGCAAGAACTGCTGTGAAACTCATATTTGatataaatctaaatatttCAGATAACAATGCTCAATATATTCCTGTTTGTCAGCATAAACACAGAATGGACAAAATTCTTCTTTGGAGAATGTGTTAATTCATTAACCATACATAAATAAAGGATAAATCTCTTTAGGAAATACGTAAATCCAAATTGTCCATGGCGCAAATAGTTTACCTTTTTTTGCTGCAGGCTGTTGGGAGTCTGATGTCTTTCGTTTTAGCACAGAAGATGTAGGATTCTGACTAACTGAAGCAACAATCGGACCTTGTTTAGTTTCTTTCAGTTCAGCCACTTTCTGTATTAAAATAGACCCAAAGGTAACTGTGAAAACACTGTCTAACAAACACCTTAATAGCAGATTCAATACATTGCTACCCACCAACAACAAATGGCACAAGGGTGCTAGTAAACAAACTATCAAGCACACTGCTACACAGTTTGGGTTCCTTTGCACAGGCATAAGCTCTTTTGAAAACTCAAATGCCACAGCATTTCAGATTTCCCTTTGCACAGGCATTTGACACAAAGCATGCTGTAAATCTGAATATGCCTCTACCATATGTTTTGATATCAAACAAACCTCTTTGTGTGGTTTTCCCAGGACGTGAGTTTGCCATAATATTTCAGACTTGACGGGAATATTGCAGAGCACACAGCTCAGGTGTCCAAGGCTGTTGTACGTGAGCGACGGAGGTTAAGGTCAATAAAAGTAAAATCTGGAGTCACTCGTTTAAAAATCATTAATAGAAAACATTACAAGGGCAATGAAGTTGATCTAAGACATCGGCCATAATTCTATCTTTCGTATGGCTTATCCAGCACAGGGTCGCCATGAGCCTTTAGTATATCCGAGGCAGCTCAGGGCATGAAGCAGGGAACTTCCAAGACGACATACCGGCCCACATCGGGACACACGCAACGATACACTATGGAAAAGTAAAACATGAAACACTAAATCGAAAAGAGTCAGCAGGTAAACAAGACATATCTCACATGCCGACTAGAAACAAAACGCGAGCTACCGTCAGGACGCATGATAAAAACAAAAGGATATTTTGCAAAGGGCGATTCGATACGTTTCTTCTTGCCGGTTGTTTCTTTCTGTTTCTCTTTCATGAGCCGCCGCAGCTCCTCCTGACTAACCGATTTCTTTCCCTTGTCATTTCGGGAGGACGCCATCATTCCGGATGTAAACAGGAGTTTAATTCCGGTGTAGAAGTCAAGCATCGAAACagaacttttattttgatacaACAAACGGAAATAGCAAGCGGAAGTCTCCCCTTTATTTTTGCCAGCTTCACACTTCACTTATAAGTGTTGTAATGCCACTGTTGGTGGATTGCATGAACTGCCCTCATTCGCCTTATTTTCTAGGTTATAAGATACAAACAGTAGTTTTGCATGCTAATCGGTTAAATATCCACGACCCAAATCTCTCACTTCCTACCTTCGTACATATAGCTTTGTGAATGACGTATTTGTTAAGGTTTTGGTTAGCTAAAATTATTTAACCCCTATTTAAACGTCTTATTTCTGAATATTATCAACATTCATTTAGATATGAAAGATGGTACAATGGTCTAACACCTCCAGCGGTGTTAAGATTACTGCTCTGGACTCTGTGCGTTTAgcctttgcatgttctcccccagcTTACTCGGGTTTTCTGCGCAAAAATATGGTCAATATGTAACGAAATACCTGGATTTGCCGACAGATGGTGGTATTGTGACATTTTCAGCTTAAAATATTGTTGGACAGTTTTCTTTTCCAACGATAAATTGAAGTAATCGTTTTTATGTTAAAAAAACATACTTTAGACTTTTCAGTTGTGAATATTTTATCAGTTAggcttttttttatatttgccggaggatttttattaatttgattTTTAGGGGCAATATAATTTTTCACTaataatttgaaaaaaaattataccaAAGTATAGACACAATGGTTAGCAGTTGTCTTTGTGTGTAtggactttgtgtgtgtgtgtgtgtgcgtgtagtcatgaatatattacattgtaacctttggttaaggttgtcattgttggaattaaggttatgcccatagaaataaatgaatAGTCCTCATAAAGATAAGATGAATACACATATGTGTGCATGTTCCTTGTAATTCACTGGCTTGGCATTTTGGTTTGGATTTCTGATTACACAGCAACTGTGTGATTGTCTTAGCGCAAAACTCCAGGATAATATTTTGAGCATAGTGATTTTATGCATTTCATCTTCTTTCTGGCCATCTTTTCTGAGTAGCTTACActccctgggatagactccaagcAATGCTACATTAGATAAGTGGTTCTGTAAATTGGAAAGGGGGGATGTTTTATACTCTTTGCCAAAGTCTGTGTTTCTGCAGCCATTGATTGAATGGTTGACTAGATGGCATTTTTCAGAATGGAACAGAATGGAATATATGTAGTTAATACAAAGGTGAGCTGTTGCAGACattaaaagatattttacaTATTCAGCGAGAAGGTACACAACAGTTTTGCACTATTGAATTATAGATGCCTACTTCAGGTGTCGTTTTCAATTAATCATTGTCACAGGTTCATTAAGGGCTCCAAGTGAAAAGTGATGCACCATTTCAGGGtcaagacattgcaaaatgtgtAGCAACCCATGTATAATCGGCATATCAGTATGatgataaataaaaaccaggcatacagaggtggacagttcaggtgcagaaagtaaaaatccagaataagattttgtttcatccaaccagttgagtactctgtgactgtgactctttatgctcacctggttggttgaaacagaatcttggtctggatttgtacattctggacctgaactatccacctctccAGCGAAATCTTCTAAAGTTCTAAAGATATTCTACTGTCACTATCCTACCTATGCTAGGTAAATACGCACATACTTATTTTCTTTAGAAATGTATACCGATAGccttacccttttctttatatccTGGGTGACGTTTGATGGCCTGAGTTGGGTCTTTGGTCTTTCCATCTTCACAGTGGTCTTGGACGGCCTAAGCCTGTGTCTTTGCACACTGTCCCTGGGCTCTGACTGTCGTCAATAGACTGTATCTTTGTGATGTAGACCAATACTCTGTTGAAAATTATTACCATTAAACCCATTCATGCATGGTGTACACATTCGCCGACAGCTGATTTAAGGCTATTTTAGGTAAATGTAAAATCCTGGTACTCACTGGGTTTGTGGAAAAGCTCAGTCAGGGACAGTTAGGTCTTACCTATGCTTGCATGAAGAACAGAATGAGAAAGACCCAGCATGGTAGGAGAACACTGGCCAAGAAGTGGCCTCACCAAGAATATTGTCAGGTGTTGTTATGAACTGCGTTCATGAATGAGCACGACATGCTAAGAAACACATCGCGAGTCGTTTCAGTCGGTTGTGCTTTACGGACTCTCGGCCTGATGTAGTTTGCCTTGTACGTgtgatcagattgtcaattCCTCACATTTCGTTCAATGCATTTCTGTTCTGGAATTGGATGTTTGGAACATAACACAAAGGGTAGTGCATGATATAATCACACCGAGAAAGCATACGGAGGAACTAAAACTACATCAGTGAGAGTGACAGATTTTAATGGACATGGCACAATGAACCTCTATAATCATCCCCTTAAGGCCTATTACACACTGTCTGCTTTGTAATGTCATTGGAATCACCGATTCTTCTAATTGGTGAAATTGCCACAACGGAAAAGTAAcccatatttatataaaaatgcatgaaaattcAATTGTCAGAAGTAAACATTGAAATCCGCTCCCCCTAAACCAGTGAGACTGTATTCTGCATTGTGCATGATGGCACCCATGATGTGCAGCTTAGGAACAGCAGGTTCATATCTTCCTTTGGCGTTTCAGTGATGCCGTTTTTAGAAATACGACATGGGAGCCTCAGATGATCCGGAATAGTCCCCGGGAGTCACAGGCTTTCTTTCTTCAAATTTATTTGTGATCATTGCATGTGTAACTATGAGTTCATAGTTTTAagttatatttttaatataaattcTTATATGAGAGAATTTCCCATATGTAGAATTTTTATGAAGTGGTCATTGAGTCAGAATCTGCGAAAGTGACGCTTCATTCTCTGATATCTGAATGTTTGCTAATAATCTGCAGTGGGCATGTTATGCACTCTGGCTCTGCCTTATTGATCATCCTTTACCTTCATTCTTCATCTGATTCTCATTGTGAATGCAGGAGCCGTATTGATCCACTGCCATGCATGGGCAGGCATACAATTTCCTAGGCATTTGTGATTTCTTAAAGCTatttttaggggaaaaaaatttATGGTGAGGTCATGCTATAAAGCGTTTTTACTTCTGCACTTTTGAAAAACATTTGCAGCTAGCAAGGGATGTGTCAATGTCCAGAAAAAGTATCTGCTGAAATATTTATGAAGCAAAATTAAAAATGGATAAGTTGTTCCTTCTCTAATGATGAGAAGTCATGGCAGTATATTGCCAGATCACTCTGGGATATGATAGCAAGCAAAAATACATGATATGGGGATTTGGCAGTTAATAACGTTTTTGGTTGATAGGGTTTCCTTTTTAGCGTGACAGGGATTGGGTAGATAGGGGATTGACATAACACTGAAAGTAAACATGAAGAATGAAGATCCTGTTTTGCCAGGAAGGGGGGGGCTGCGACTTGGGTGTTATACTGAATCAAAAGCAATAAGGCATGGGGGTCTGTCTGGGGTTGAAACCAGAGCACGTCATACCTGGCATACACACATGAGGCATAATTATGGAGGAGGTGTGGACATCCTGGACAGGTCAAACAGGTCACAAGCCCATCCATTATGCTCACCAGTTTCTTATTCCCAATCCTTATATAAGACAGAACCTTCTTTTCTCTCCCTGCAGGATACATGCAGACCCTGATTTTGTCCTTTTGTACCTGcccgccccccaccaccaaccTGCTTGCACTGAAATGACTCTTTTGCTTTCCTTGCtcctcacaccttattttatattgcgctccctcccagccccaaATCCCCCCACGCCTTACATTCTCATGCCGCATTATTCTGGCTGCTGCCCTGCATGGCGCAAGTTTTCTGACCTATAATCTAGAATCTCTGAAACAAGGGCAGGTGCAGTAAACCTGCAGCAATCATGGTAACCAGTCATTACCTGGGGAAGGCAAACAAAAGA
Protein-coding regions in this window:
- the LOC125727090 gene encoding zinc finger protein 830-like, which translates into the protein MLDFYTGIKLLFTSGMMASSRNDKGKKSVSQEELRRLMKEKQKETTGKKKRIESPFAKYNSLGHLSCVLCNIPVKSEILWQTHVLGKPHKEKVAELKETKQGPIVASVSQNPTSSVLKRKTSDSQQPAAKKGKAEGSSSVSGIPADFFDGGLGQNTAGSKKPSGLGLLAGNYDDDEDDAVGDAEQTKQNVALLPSSTTPGLPADFFDSGLPSVPAVSHSGSILKVDEPEKPVERKENTAEALPEGFFDDPVIDAKVRKVDAPKDLMDKEWEEFQKEMRHVNSASEAIVAEEDEDGRLERQIDEIDEQIECYRRVELLRDRREVMKNMGQVDSKPQQEQRSSGDKEEEEDEEEEELFSLLSRDWRAKRVLN